The following DNA comes from Pedobacter cryoconitis.
TTAAAAATTAGAATTATAGAGACATTTATGGCTTGAATGATAGCCCATACCGAAAGAATAGGCAACCGGTTAAGTGCCTGCCTTTCTGAAGACTGTTGAGAAGTTTTACCGTTGGAGCTGGACTGGAAGGGAAACTTGGTTTTGCTATTTTTTCAGGAATTCAACGTTCCAGATCTTTTCGGCTTTCCGGCCGATTAGCCAGAAGGATGCAGCGAGTACACTAAAGAAAAGGGCTTTATGCCAGCTGTCCCAGAAATATTCGAAGTAACGGGTGTAAAGGTTGATGAACAGAAAGGTAATCCCGAATTCACGGGCAATGTCGTCACGGTATTTAAGTCCTATGAAAATACTGGCTACGCAGGCAACGGCCGAAATGATAGCCCAGTAGAAAAGACTGATTTGCTTGATGGCATACCATTTATCGAGGGTGCCGAAGTTACCGAATACGGAGATTAGCCACAGGGATACGAAAAGATAAACCATCCCGCAGATGTATGTGGTATCGTAAAATTGCTGGAAGATTTTTACGTTTTTCAGGGATAAAGAGATTGCTGTAAGGGCAAGTCCGAAAGCGACAAAACGTAAGGGGTAATTCATGCCGAGAAAGTAAAGGTTATCACGGGACATATAGCCGGTCTCTGTTCCAAACCAGGCGCCAAGGGAAATTAAAACGAAGATCCAGATGAGACGGGATTTGAAGAGATAAGCCAGTATGCCGTAGATGAATACGGAGAGCAGAATCAGAATGGAGAAGTGCCCGTCTCCTTTATCAAAGGCTTTACCGAGGTAGGCTATGGCATTGGCGGTAAGCATAACGGCGGTAAAAATAATGGCGTCGTTACTGAAGACCTGCATGGGCATGGTCTTTTTTCGGGTAAAGCTTATTTTATAGAGGATACCCGCTCCGACCGCAGAAAGCAGGCTGATAATGCTGTTGGGGGTGTCGTAAAGGTTTTTTAAGTAGTCGAGGAATTTATTGTCGATCAGCAGGGCGCCGAGTGAGATTACGCCGCAGGCCATCGCAATCCAGAAGGAGTATTGAGCTAGTCTCCGCCAATCAAATGACTTGGCCTCATAGCTGGCTTTTAGTTTTTCGATGTCGGCAGGAGTGAGCAGGTTTTCTTCCTGCCAGTGGTCAAGCATTTCATCTAAAAAGTCACTCTTTTCCTGGTCTATCTTCATTTGTTAGTAGTTGAGCCCGGACCCTGTTTTCAGGCAGGGTCCGGGCTTAACGAATCTAGTTGTTTAAATGAACAAACGGAAAATTAATTAGTTTAAACTTTCTTCAGCAGGTCAGGGATCTTTTTATTATTTCCCACAATCCATACGATATCCTCATTCTCAAATATGAGATCGGAATCGGGATTGAGGATACGGATGCCATTTCTCTCGATACCAACTACCAGGCCCTGTGTTTTTTCGCGGATACCGGAATCCCGGATGGTTTGAGCAAATACGGGTGAAGAGGTGTTGATGACGATCTTTTGAAGGGTCATATCCTTTTTAGGGAATGCGCTTTCCTGGTTATCATGGTTAGTACCTTTAAAAAGCTCTCCAACTGCCGCCAGCTGATCATCTGTACCAATCAGCATCACTTTGTCGTTTGGATACAAACGTTCATCACGTCCGGGGGTAGGGATCATCATATTGCCTCTCTCAATCAGCGCAATGTTTACACCGTATTTTTCTCTGACCGCTAATTCAATCAGGGATTTTCCAACAAGAGAGGATTCAGGAGCTATAGTCAATTCTGTTAAGTGGGTATCCCATGGTAATATCTCGGGTTGTTTGTTCTGTTCTTCCCTGGCGTTCAGGTTGTAAAGGAAGCGGTGTTCTAAACGGTCATAAAAGGCCTGGAGTTTCCTGCTGAAAATAATCATCCCGGTAACAATCAGGATCAGGGCGATGACCATCGCTACCCAGGTGTTGTAGAATTGGAAAATCAGGAAACATACGGCAAATATAGCCAGGGCAACCCTTAATACTTCCAGCGCGATTAGTGGCCCGCGGGTGTATTTTTTATTCAGCCATAAGTGGGAGTGTGCTTTACGTTCTATTCTCCGGATCGCCAGCGCCCATAAAAAAGGAGCCATGAAAATCAGGGAAATAATCAGGCTGATGATGATACCCTTATTGCCGTTAATGAGGTTTTGTGTGATAAATGGATGCAGATACCGGGAACCCAGAAAGATAATAGCAATCAGAATTACAGAGTGAATGATCGTATTGAAAGTGTATGATTTGAGTAAGGTTTTCCAGTCACTCATGGTTGTAATTCCGGCAGTACTGGAGCTGTATCTGTTGATGGCCGCCACCCAGCTTTTCGGAAGGGTACGCTCCAGGAACAGGTAAAAGGGCTCTGATGCTTTGATCAGGTAGGGGGTGGTAAAAGTTGTAATTGCAGAAACAGCCACCGCGATTGGGTACAGGAAATCACTGGTTACTTTCAGGGTGAGCCCGAGGGTTGCAATGATAAAGGAGAATTCACCGATCTGCGCTAAACTCATTCCGGTTTGTACGGAGGTTTTTAGGGGCTGTCCGGAGAGCAATGCGCCTAATCCCGAGCTCAGGAATTTCCCAAGAACGGTAGCAATAGTAATGATCAGGATAGGTACGGCATAATCGATCAGGATACTCGGGTCGATCAGCATCCCTACCGAAACAAAGAAGATAGCCGCAAAAAGATCTTTTACAGATTTAGTCAGATGCTCAATTTTCTCTGCTTGTGTGGTTTCAGCAAGAATAGATCCCATGATGAATGCACCAAGAGCAGGGGAGAACCCAACTTTAACGGCAAGTAAAACCATAAGCAGACATAAGGCAATGGAAACGATCAGCATCGTCTCGTCGTTCATGAGTTTTTTTGTCGCCTTCAGGAACGTAGGAACCAGGAAGATACCACCGATGAACCACAGGATCAGGAAGAACAATAGCTTCAGGATAGAGAAAAACATCTCTGCTCCGGCAAATTGCTGACTCACGGCCAATGTAGAGAGCAGGACAAGTAAAAGGATGGCTACAAGGTCTTCTACAATCAGGACACCGAAAACCAGGCCGGCAAATTTCTTATGTTTAACGCCGAGCTCTTCAAAGGCACGGATGATGATGGTTGTTGACGAAACTGATAAAATTCCACCGAGGAAAATACTATCCATCGTTTTCCAGCCCATGGCCTTCCCGGCAACGAAACCGATAAGCAGCATACAAACGACTTCAACAATGGCTGTAATGGAAGCTGATCCACCTACTTTAACCAGCTTTTTGAAACTGAACTCCAGTCCAAGACTAAACAGCAAAAAGATAACCCCGATTTCAGCCCAGATATGGATACTTTCATTGTCGGTTACGGTAGGAATAAAATTAATATGAGGGCCAACTAATAAACCGGCAAGAATATAACCGAGCACTAGTGGTTGTTTGATTTTTTTGAAAAGCAGGGTCGTAATTCCAGCCGCTGCGAGTATTAAGCCTAAATCAGTTATTAATACGGGTAGGTGTAGCATATATAATATTTAATTGTAAAAAAACGGGTTTTGGTTTTGCAATGAAGACGTTACCAGAAAACATGGTTAGGATACAAAAAATCGTATATGAAATTGTAGTGGAAGCAGGTTTGTACGTTATAAGCCTGGACAGGTGTATTTCTGACCGTTTTGCTTTCGGGCAGACGAAACAATTGTAAACTGACTATGGATTGTTTGGTTAAGCTTTGTTGTATAACGGTAGGGTGTTCTAAATCATCTGCGTTTAAGTTCGATACGTCCTCGTGCTGCGTTTTATTGAACTGATGATGAAGGGAAATTGCCTTAATTTCTAAGGCTGATATACAGGTAGCCTGAATACGCCCAGGCTTTAAGGCAAAGCATGAATTTGTAATGAAAAAGATTGTGATAATCATTAAAAAACGCCTCATTATTGTAAATATACAAAAAAAGAGGCGTTTTCTTTAGTGAATTGACGTTTATTTTGAGTAAAGATGACACATATTTGAATTAGCCCTGCTGTGCAAAATAAGCCAGTGTATCTTCTTTATCTTTTTGTAGTTGTATTTTAAGCGCTTCCAGTCCGGTGAATTTTACATCGTGCCGCAGGAATTCCATGAAATTCATTTTAATGTACTGGCCATAGATCTCTTTGTTAAAATCAAAGATATTCACTTCTATATTCCTGGTCATTCCATTGATCGTGGGACGCTGACCTATATAAGCCATCCCTTTATAGGTCTCATTTTCCATTTCAACGGTTACGGCATAAATACCGTCGGATGGGATGATTTTATAGGGCTGTTCAATAAATATATTCGCAGTCGGGAAGCCAATGGTACGGCCTATTTTATCTCCTTTAATTACCGGGCCGTACAAAGAGAAATTATAACCCAGGTATTCTGCGGCTAAACCAACTTGTCCTTCGAGTAGTGATTTCCTGATTTTAGTGGAGCTCACAGCAACATCATTGATGTCCTGTTCTTTAATTTCTTCAATCTCATAACCGTATGGTTTTGAAAAAGCAACTAAGTCGAGCATGCCACCTGAACGGTCTTTTCCGAAACGATGGTCATAGCCAACAATCAGCTGTTTAATACCAATGGTGTCTACCAGGATATTCTTGATATACTCGGCAGGACTGAGGTTGGAGAAATCACGGGTAAATGGAGTGATGATCAGGTGATCAACTCCCAGGGCGGCTAATATCTCTGCCTTTTCTTCAATGGTATTGATCATCTTCAGATCCTGATTTTCAGGGTCAATAATCAACCGGGGATGAGGGAAAAAGGTTAAGATTACGCTTTCGCCACCGGTAGCTTTCGCCAGTTCGCATAGTCTTTTAATAATCTTCTGATGTCCGAAGTGAACGCCGTCAAAAGTACCTATGGTTGCAACCGCATTGTTCAACCTTTTGAATTCGGAAAGGTGGTTATATGTTTTCAAAATCTTTAGTATTAATGCAAGGCATGTCGTTTTACTACGCCACCCTTAAGGTCAGAAATTTGCTGCTGCACAATAAAAGCATCCGGATCCAGCTGGCGGATTTCATTTTGCAGTTTACCCATTTCAAGTTTTGTAACTACAGTATATAAAATATCAATTTCTTTCTTCTCCCCGTATCCGCCTTCACCTTTATAAATAGTCACGC
Coding sequences within:
- a CDS encoding DUF2157 domain-containing protein, whose protein sequence is MKIDQEKSDFLDEMLDHWQEENLLTPADIEKLKASYEAKSFDWRRLAQYSFWIAMACGVISLGALLIDNKFLDYLKNLYDTPNSIISLLSAVGAGILYKISFTRKKTMPMQVFSNDAIIFTAVMLTANAIAYLGKAFDKGDGHFSILILLSVFIYGILAYLFKSRLIWIFVLISLGAWFGTETGYMSRDNLYFLGMNYPLRFVAFGLALTAISLSLKNVKIFQQFYDTTYICGMVYLFVSLWLISVFGNFGTLDKWYAIKQISLFYWAIISAVACVASIFIGLKYRDDIAREFGITFLFINLYTRYFEYFWDSWHKALFFSVLAASFWLIGRKAEKIWNVEFLKK
- a CDS encoding cation:proton antiporter → MLHLPVLITDLGLILAAAGITTLLFKKIKQPLVLGYILAGLLVGPHINFIPTVTDNESIHIWAEIGVIFLLFSLGLEFSFKKLVKVGGSASITAIVEVVCMLLIGFVAGKAMGWKTMDSIFLGGILSVSSTTIIIRAFEELGVKHKKFAGLVFGVLIVEDLVAILLLVLLSTLAVSQQFAGAEMFFSILKLLFFLILWFIGGIFLVPTFLKATKKLMNDETMLIVSIALCLLMVLLAVKVGFSPALGAFIMGSILAETTQAEKIEHLTKSVKDLFAAIFFVSVGMLIDPSILIDYAVPILIITIATVLGKFLSSGLGALLSGQPLKTSVQTGMSLAQIGEFSFIIATLGLTLKVTSDFLYPIAVAVSAITTFTTPYLIKASEPFYLFLERTLPKSWVAAINRYSSSTAGITTMSDWKTLLKSYTFNTIIHSVILIAIIFLGSRYLHPFITQNLINGNKGIIISLIISLIFMAPFLWALAIRRIERKAHSHLWLNKKYTRGPLIALEVLRVALAIFAVCFLIFQFYNTWVAMVIALILIVTGMIIFSRKLQAFYDRLEHRFLYNLNAREEQNKQPEILPWDTHLTELTIAPESSLVGKSLIELAVREKYGVNIALIERGNMMIPTPGRDERLYPNDKVMLIGTDDQLAAVGELFKGTNHDNQESAFPKKDMTLQKIVINTSSPVFAQTIRDSGIREKTQGLVVGIERNGIRILNPDSDLIFENEDIVWIVGNNKKIPDLLKKV
- a CDS encoding bifunctional riboflavin kinase/FAD synthetase, with the protein product MKTYNHLSEFKRLNNAVATIGTFDGVHFGHQKIIKRLCELAKATGGESVILTFFPHPRLIIDPENQDLKMINTIEEKAEILAALGVDHLIITPFTRDFSNLSPAEYIKNILVDTIGIKQLIVGYDHRFGKDRSGGMLDLVAFSKPYGYEIEEIKEQDINDVAVSSTKIRKSLLEGQVGLAAEYLGYNFSLYGPVIKGDKIGRTIGFPTANIFIEQPYKIIPSDGIYAVTVEMENETYKGMAYIGQRPTINGMTRNIEVNIFDFNKEIYGQYIKMNFMEFLRHDVKFTGLEALKIQLQKDKEDTLAYFAQQG